In Thermodesulfobacteriota bacterium, a single window of DNA contains:
- the lptG gene encoding LPS export ABC transporter permease LptG: MTILNRYIGRESLKIFLLSISAFVVIYLIVDVLENINDFIKQGVSFSTTIEFFVFKIPLIMVQVAPVATLLSSIITLGILSKNSEIIAIMTSGVNIYRIITPIIGISLLVSIGSLVGNESILPYTNQRIKYIESTGLEKKNPRGSFKQNRILYRSNSSIYNINIFDPQKNTLKGITIYYFDKDFNLIRRIDANTARWLNKKWYFYDVSSRSFENGGEVGMERWHEKIISIPETPDDFKIVEKSADEMSYAELKSYIKKIRAEGYDATKYQVDMHAKLAFPFAGIIMPLLGVPFAIRTGRERGIIRGIGISIIISFAYWIILSIALSLGHNGTLPPIISAWISNFIFLLIGIYMLLNVR; this comes from the coding sequence TTGACCATCTTAAACAGATATATCGGTAGAGAATCATTAAAGATATTTCTCTTGAGTATAAGCGCTTTTGTTGTTATTTATCTTATAGTTGACGTTCTTGAGAATATAAATGACTTTATTAAGCAGGGAGTCTCTTTCTCTACAACTATTGAATTTTTCGTATTTAAGATTCCCCTTATAATGGTTCAGGTCGCCCCTGTTGCTACTCTGCTTTCCTCTATAATAACCTTAGGGATACTGTCTAAAAACAGCGAAATTATAGCTATTATGACAAGCGGGGTAAACATATATAGAATTATTACTCCTATCATAGGGATATCCCTGCTGGTCAGTATTGGATCTCTGGTAGGCAACGAGTCTATTTTACCCTATACAAACCAGAGGATCAAATATATTGAAAGTACAGGATTAGAAAAAAAGAACCCACGTGGTTCTTTTAAACAAAACAGGATTTTGTACCGAAGCAACAGCTCCATTTACAATATAAACATATTCGATCCCCAAAAAAACACCCTAAAAGGTATAACCATCTATTATTTTGACAAAGATTTCAATTTGATTAGGCGCATAGATGCAAATACAGCTAGATGGCTCAATAAGAAATGGTACTTCTATGACGTTTCTTCCAGAAGCTTTGAGAATGGAGGAGAAGTCGGAATGGAAAGGTGGCATGAAAAAATAATTTCTATCCCAGAGACACCTGATGACTTTAAGATTGTAGAAAAGAGTGCCGATGAGATGAGTTACGCTGAACTTAAAAGCTATATTAAAAAGATTAGAGCCGAAGGCTACGATGCTACAAAATATCAGGTTGACATGCATGCAAAGCTGGCTTTCCCTTTTGCGGGTATTATAATGCCGCTTCTCGGGGTACCCTTTGCTATAAGAACAGGAAGGGAGAGAGGAATTATTAGGGGGATTGGGATTAGCATAATAATAAGCTTTGCTTATTGGATTATACTGTCAATTGCTCTTTCCTTAGGACACAACGGTACTCTCCCACCCATAATTTCTGCATGGATATCCAATTTTATCTTCTTGCTGATTGGAATCTATATGCTGTTGAATGTCAGATAA